In Aeromicrobium marinum DSM 15272, one genomic interval encodes:
- a CDS encoding type II secretion system F family protein: protein MILVLACGALAGVGALLLVLQFDHGTGTAAAELARLDAARQRSTRTTTLTADRRHQTESQRLRRVGSTVRAGMEARGWKVPAGVRADLAVMGRSVETHLGMSVLAGVAGLFAPAVALSPLIYAFDLSLTIPLWLALVGGAGGFVLATAQLSTEAKERRRDFRHVVSAFLDLVSMNLAGGRGVPEALSAAAGLSDGWAMVRLRDAMESARLQGVTPWAALGDLGDEMAVKELSDLAAALALVAEDGAKVRQSLAARAASMRQRELTDAEGRAEQQSQSMLVAQLLLCLGFLLFLIYPAIANVVGV from the coding sequence ATGATCCTCGTCCTCGCCTGTGGCGCGCTGGCCGGAGTCGGCGCCCTCCTGCTCGTCCTGCAGTTCGACCACGGCACCGGCACGGCCGCCGCCGAGCTGGCCCGTCTGGACGCCGCCCGGCAACGCTCCACCCGCACCACCACCCTCACGGCCGACCGCCGGCACCAGACCGAGTCGCAGCGACTGCGCCGGGTCGGGTCCACCGTGAGAGCAGGCATGGAGGCCCGGGGGTGGAAGGTGCCCGCCGGGGTCCGCGCCGACCTCGCCGTCATGGGCCGCTCGGTCGAGACCCACCTGGGCATGTCGGTGCTCGCCGGGGTCGCCGGCCTGTTCGCGCCGGCCGTGGCGCTGTCCCCGCTCATCTACGCCTTCGACCTGAGCCTCACCATCCCGCTCTGGTTGGCCCTGGTCGGTGGCGCCGGTGGCTTCGTGCTCGCGACGGCTCAGCTGTCGACCGAGGCGAAGGAACGTCGCCGCGACTTCCGCCATGTCGTCAGTGCCTTCCTCGACCTGGTGTCCATGAACCTGGCCGGCGGTCGCGGTGTCCCCGAGGCGCTCAGCGCCGCGGCCGGGCTCAGCGACGGGTGGGCGATGGTCCGTCTCCGCGACGCGATGGAGTCGGCGCGGCTGCAGGGCGTCACTCCGTGGGCCGCGCTCGGAGACCTCGGTGACGAGATGGCCGTCAAGGAGCTGAGCGACCTCGCAGCGGCCCTGGCGCTGGTGGCCGAGGACGGCGCCAAGGTCCGTCAGTCGCTCGCCGCCCGTGCCGCCTCGATGCGTCAGCGGGAGCTGACCGACGCCGAGGGCCGGGCCGAGCAGCAGTCCCAGTCGATGCTCGTCGCCCAGCTGCTGCTCTGCCTCGGATTCCTGCTCTTCCTCATCTACCCGGCGATCGCCAATGTCGTCGGTGTCTGA
- a CDS encoding Flp family type IVb pilin, translating into MKNYDRLVNPASTLGFLMTFLDVQRTRVRDERGASAVEWVLIAAALVLIVGAVVAVLRDAIEGRAEDVGNQIR; encoded by the coding sequence ATGAAGAACTACGACCGACTCGTGAACCCGGCCTCGACGCTGGGTTTCCTGATGACCTTCCTCGACGTCCAGCGCACGCGCGTCCGTGACGAGCGTGGTGCCTCGGCCGTCGAGTGGGTGCTGATCGCGGCCGCCCTGGTCCTCATCGTGGGTGCGGTCGTCGCCGTCCTGCGCGACGCGATCGAGGGTCGCGCCGAAGACGTCGGCAACCAGATCCGCTGA
- a CDS encoding TadE/TadG family type IV pilus assembly protein, which produces MSSIELVLYMPLLMTAILMTVQFSLVYLGNQAASASAREAARVARVTGDATQGQAKGESLARDLGRGVLDDVDVQVVQIDGDRMRATVSGRAPGILPFLTPPRVSDSVQGPIEQFVQDAP; this is translated from the coding sequence GTGAGCTCGATCGAGCTCGTCCTCTACATGCCCCTGCTCATGACCGCCATCCTCATGACCGTGCAGTTCTCGCTCGTCTACCTGGGCAACCAAGCGGCGTCGGCCTCGGCCCGTGAGGCGGCTCGGGTCGCCCGGGTCACCGGCGACGCCACTCAGGGGCAGGCCAAGGGGGAGAGCCTCGCGCGCGACCTCGGGCGAGGCGTGCTCGACGACGTCGACGTGCAGGTGGTGCAGATCGACGGCGACCGGATGCGGGCCACCGTCTCCGGTCGCGCACCGGGGATCCTGCCGTTCCTGACCCCGCCGCGCGTCAGCGACTCCGTGCAGGGCCCCATCGAGCAGTTCGTGCAGGACGCACCATGA
- a CDS encoding TadE/TadG family type IV pilus assembly protein: MRAPVRRRRGDERGSMAIEVVLLVPILVMFLLLVVAAGRYVTVRSDIDSAARDAARAASLERTPAAARAAAQQVAASQLQGYSDCQVARMGGSFVSGGVIDITLECRVSNEGLGLIGLGGSLQISGDASAPIDTYRRTG; this comes from the coding sequence ATGAGGGCGCCGGTGCGTCGGCGGCGCGGGGACGAGCGGGGGTCGATGGCGATCGAGGTGGTGCTCCTCGTGCCGATCCTGGTCATGTTCCTCCTGCTCGTCGTGGCCGCCGGCCGGTACGTCACCGTGCGGTCCGACATCGACTCCGCGGCGCGCGACGCCGCGCGGGCGGCCTCGCTCGAGCGCACTCCTGCGGCCGCCCGGGCGGCGGCCCAGCAGGTGGCGGCCTCACAGCTGCAGGGGTACTCCGACTGCCAGGTCGCCCGCATGGGCGGCTCGTTCGTCTCGGGGGGCGTCATCGACATCACGTTGGAGTGCCGGGTCAGCAACGAGGGTCTCGGCCTGATCGGGCTCGGCGGCAGCCTGCAGATCTCGGGCGATGCCAGTGCCCCGATCGACACCTACCGGAGGACCGGATGA
- a CDS encoding FtsK/SpoIIIE domain-containing protein, with amino-acid sequence MRIEMIVVDPRVGSRQHVVVDGEASAPMSEVFDSLLERAGLPAMETAGVISLTARRDGRARGAGERPTFFLRGEPVDPDLPFAESGIRHGSVLSIGDVSTSVVEEPDGLLEIRVVSGTGAGAVHRLGVGDSTIGTDPGCAIALTDGRIPPVCAVIDLDVHAMAMVHAIDGAAEVLAESVPHVDHGLTLDRAPLTGEPVLWPIGGQLRIGDTLLELEHVDTPDAAVEDSPDPGWIDYNRPPRLLPPDRDTAFKLPPVPKESDRGGLPWLVMLLPVIMGVSLAVVLGRWYMLTMAIFSPMMMLGSYVQGKKQGKRTYRQQIAEYRDKKSRIEADVEQAVVDERIARRMEAPDPALTLLIAHGPRARLWERRTTDPDYLSLRIGVGDLESEVTVDDPEELEHRRRTVQRAYDVPVTVSLADRGVIGIAGDDDLTRRLTSWMVAQLATLQSPRDTQVYVLTNADGADAWDWIRWLPHARPQSGQDTVVTIGIDAETCARRIAELTAMMAARQAASSSRTTREHGWADVVVVLDGARRLRSLPGVVALLKQGPSVGIFSIGLDTDERLLPEEASAVVLQTRSGVTLRQQKVTVVDDITPDLVEPAWFARVARALAPLRDISGGDDDSVLPAACRLTEVMSIEPPTSDLIRGRWAVSPRSTEAVVGISLDGPFAIDMRKDGPHGLIAGTTGAGKSELLQSIVASLAVANRPDGMTFVLVDYKGGAAFKDCVDLPHTVGMVTDLDTHLVERALVSLGAELNRREHQLADAGAKDIEDYVDLQTKRPELDAMPRLLIVIDEFASLARELPDFVTGLVNIAQRGRSLGIHLILATQRPGGVVSPEIRANTNLRIALRVTDGSESSDVIDSPEAGNIAKSTPGRAYVRLGANSLVPFQSGRVGGRRPGTVTTTSAPWVSPIDLPQLPQPAAVPPKVDVVDDAEVTDLTVLVAAIREANDELGLAPQHSPWLPSLTTDVRLGDLLTEAAPPVPNTAVLPPIPFGIEDLPAQQARRHAAIDFSTFSHLSIVGGPRSGRSQALRTMAGSIAQTVSPADVHLYALDCGNGALLPLDDLPHCGAVVQRIQTDRATRLFGRLRAELARRQEVLATGGFADLDELRSSVPEGERLPHVVVMIDRWEGFLGSLAELDGGALLDIVHSFLREGASAGIHLVITGDRQLVNARMGSMVEDKIGLRLPDRGDYSLIGLQPRSMPEEIAEGRGFRSESGIELQIALLDADPAGQAQGAELRRLGQESAERYAEVPRSARPFRVDVLPARITFDEAWALRVDPEPAPLWGLVGVGGDELTAVGLDLALTPVAMVGGPPRSGRSTVLHSVAESVLRGGGELVVIAPRPSPLRDLAGRDGVRGVLTGAELAEDELRPLIELRDGPVVLIVDDGELLKDVDAKDYLKSLQRTAADHRRAIVVGGDSSEIGSGFSGWQVDLKGRQGVVIAPQSTSDGELIGVRMPRSSIGAPAQAGRVLANLGDSALVTIQVPLIA; translated from the coding sequence ATGCGGATCGAGATGATCGTGGTTGATCCTCGGGTGGGGTCGAGACAGCACGTGGTGGTCGACGGCGAGGCGTCGGCGCCCATGTCCGAGGTGTTCGACAGCCTCCTGGAGCGAGCCGGCCTGCCGGCGATGGAGACGGCCGGTGTCATCTCGTTGACCGCCCGTCGCGACGGGCGGGCGCGCGGTGCCGGGGAACGACCGACGTTCTTCCTGCGGGGTGAACCGGTCGACCCCGACCTGCCGTTCGCCGAGTCCGGGATCCGGCACGGCTCGGTCCTGTCGATCGGGGACGTCTCGACCTCGGTCGTGGAGGAGCCCGACGGACTGCTCGAGATCCGGGTGGTGTCGGGCACCGGGGCCGGAGCCGTCCACCGGCTCGGCGTGGGCGACTCCACGATCGGCACCGACCCGGGATGCGCGATCGCGCTGACCGACGGGCGGATCCCGCCGGTGTGCGCCGTCATCGACCTGGACGTGCACGCGATGGCCATGGTCCACGCGATCGACGGGGCTGCCGAGGTGCTCGCGGAGTCCGTCCCCCACGTCGACCACGGGCTGACGCTCGACCGCGCACCGCTGACCGGCGAGCCGGTCCTCTGGCCGATCGGTGGGCAGCTGCGCATCGGCGACACCCTGCTGGAGCTCGAGCACGTCGACACCCCCGACGCCGCCGTGGAGGACAGCCCGGACCCCGGGTGGATCGACTACAACCGGCCGCCCCGCCTGCTCCCGCCCGACCGCGACACCGCCTTCAAGCTGCCGCCGGTCCCGAAGGAGTCCGATCGAGGTGGGCTGCCGTGGCTGGTGATGCTGCTGCCCGTGATCATGGGCGTGAGCCTCGCCGTGGTCCTCGGCCGGTGGTACATGCTGACCATGGCGATCTTCTCGCCGATGATGATGCTGGGCTCGTACGTCCAGGGCAAGAAGCAGGGCAAACGGACGTACCGTCAGCAGATCGCCGAGTACCGCGACAAGAAGAGCCGTATCGAGGCCGACGTCGAGCAGGCCGTGGTCGACGAACGGATCGCCCGCCGCATGGAGGCGCCCGACCCCGCGCTCACACTGCTGATCGCCCACGGACCGCGCGCCCGCCTGTGGGAGCGACGCACCACCGACCCCGACTACCTGTCGCTGCGGATCGGGGTGGGCGACCTGGAGTCCGAGGTCACGGTCGACGACCCCGAGGAGCTCGAGCATCGCCGCCGCACCGTGCAGCGCGCCTACGACGTGCCGGTCACCGTGTCGCTGGCCGACCGCGGCGTCATCGGCATCGCCGGCGACGACGACCTCACCCGGCGGCTCACCTCGTGGATGGTCGCCCAGCTCGCGACGCTCCAGAGCCCCCGTGACACGCAGGTCTACGTGCTGACGAACGCCGACGGCGCTGACGCCTGGGACTGGATCCGCTGGTTGCCGCACGCCCGCCCGCAGTCCGGCCAGGACACCGTGGTGACGATCGGGATCGACGCCGAGACCTGTGCCCGCCGGATCGCCGAGCTCACCGCCATGATGGCCGCCCGGCAGGCGGCGTCGTCGTCGCGCACCACCCGCGAGCACGGCTGGGCCGACGTGGTGGTCGTCCTGGACGGCGCCCGCCGGCTGCGGTCGCTGCCCGGCGTCGTGGCGCTGCTGAAGCAGGGACCCTCGGTCGGGATCTTCAGCATCGGCCTCGACACCGACGAGCGACTGCTCCCCGAGGAAGCCAGCGCCGTCGTGCTGCAGACGCGCAGCGGGGTCACGCTGCGGCAGCAGAAGGTCACCGTGGTGGACGACATCACGCCCGATCTCGTCGAGCCGGCCTGGTTCGCCCGCGTCGCCCGCGCCCTGGCCCCGCTGCGGGACATCTCCGGCGGTGACGACGACTCGGTGCTGCCCGCCGCGTGCCGGCTGACCGAGGTCATGTCGATCGAACCACCGACCTCGGACCTGATCCGCGGTCGCTGGGCCGTCAGCCCCCGGTCGACCGAGGCCGTGGTCGGCATCTCGCTGGACGGCCCGTTCGCGATCGACATGCGCAAGGACGGCCCGCACGGGCTCATCGCCGGTACCACCGGTGCGGGCAAGTCCGAGCTGCTGCAGTCGATCGTCGCGTCGCTGGCCGTGGCCAACCGTCCGGACGGCATGACGTTCGTGCTGGTCGACTACAAGGGTGGGGCGGCGTTCAAGGACTGCGTCGACCTGCCGCACACCGTCGGCATGGTCACCGACCTCGACACCCACCTCGTCGAGCGCGCCCTCGTGTCGCTCGGCGCGGAGCTGAACCGTCGCGAGCACCAGCTCGCCGACGCCGGCGCGAAGGACATCGAGGACTACGTCGACCTGCAGACCAAGCGCCCCGAGCTGGACGCGATGCCGCGCCTGCTGATCGTCATCGACGAGTTCGCGTCCCTGGCGCGTGAGCTGCCGGACTTCGTGACCGGCCTGGTCAACATCGCGCAGCGCGGTCGGTCGCTCGGCATCCACCTGATCCTCGCCACGCAGCGCCCCGGCGGGGTGGTGTCGCCCGAGATCCGCGCCAACACCAACCTCCGGATCGCCCTGCGGGTCACCGACGGGTCGGAGAGCTCGGACGTGATCGACTCGCCCGAAGCCGGCAACATCGCCAAGAGCACGCCCGGACGGGCCTACGTGCGGCTCGGCGCGAACTCGCTCGTGCCGTTCCAGTCGGGTCGGGTCGGCGGCCGTCGGCCGGGCACCGTCACGACCACCTCGGCGCCGTGGGTCAGCCCCATCGACCTCCCGCAGCTTCCGCAGCCGGCCGCCGTTCCCCCGAAGGTCGACGTGGTGGACGACGCCGAGGTCACCGACCTCACGGTGCTGGTCGCGGCGATCCGCGAGGCCAACGACGAGCTCGGGCTCGCCCCTCAGCACAGCCCATGGCTGCCGTCACTGACGACCGACGTGCGGCTCGGCGACCTGCTCACCGAGGCCGCACCCCCAGTGCCGAACACGGCCGTGCTGCCCCCGATCCCGTTCGGGATCGAGGACCTGCCGGCGCAGCAGGCCCGGCGACACGCTGCCATCGACTTCTCGACGTTCTCGCACCTGTCGATCGTGGGCGGTCCGCGCAGCGGCCGCTCGCAGGCGCTGCGCACCATGGCCGGGTCGATCGCGCAGACCGTGAGCCCGGCCGACGTGCACCTGTACGCGCTCGACTGCGGCAACGGTGCGCTGCTCCCGCTCGACGACCTGCCGCACTGCGGGGCCGTGGTGCAGCGCATCCAGACCGATCGGGCCACCCGACTGTTCGGCCGTCTCCGGGCCGAGCTCGCCCGGCGACAGGAGGTCTTGGCCACCGGGGGCTTCGCCGACCTCGACGAGCTGCGGTCGTCGGTGCCCGAGGGTGAGCGACTCCCCCACGTGGTGGTGATGATCGACCGCTGGGAGGGGTTCCTCGGCAGCCTGGCCGAGCTCGACGGTGGAGCACTGCTGGACATCGTCCACAGCTTCCTCCGCGAGGGTGCGTCCGCCGGGATCCACCTGGTCATCACGGGCGACCGACAGCTCGTCAACGCGCGGATGGGCTCGATGGTCGAGGACAAGATCGGCCTGCGCCTGCCCGACCGTGGTGACTACTCGCTCATCGGCCTGCAGCCCCGCTCGATGCCCGAGGAGATCGCTGAGGGCCGGGGGTTCCGGTCGGAGTCCGGGATCGAGCTGCAGATCGCCCTGCTCGACGCCGATCCTGCGGGCCAGGCCCAGGGTGCCGAGCTGCGCCGCCTCGGGCAGGAGTCGGCCGAGAGGTACGCCGAGGTGCCGCGATCGGCGCGCCCGTTCCGTGTGGACGTGCTGCCGGCGCGGATCACCTTCGACGAGGCCTGGGCCCTGCGCGTCGACCCCGAGCCGGCTCCCCTGTGGGGTCTGGTCGGCGTGGGTGGTGACGAGCTGACCGCCGTCGGACTGGACCTCGCCCTGACGCCGGTGGCGATGGTCGGCGGGCCACCGCGGTCGGGCCGGTCGACCGTGCTGCACTCCGTCGCCGAGTCGGTCCTCCGCGGTGGCGGAGAGCTCGTCGTCATCGCACCCCGACCCTCACCGCTGCGCGATCTGGCCGGGCGCGACGGGGTCCGAGGGGTCCTCACCGGCGCGGAGCTGGCCGAGGACGAGCTGCGCCCGCTGATCGAGCTGCGGGACGGTCCGGTCGTGTTGATCGTCGACGACGGCGAGCTGCTCAAGGACGTCGACGCGAAGGACTACCTCAAGTCCTTGCAGCGCACCGCCGCCGATCACCGTCGGGCCATCGTGGTCGGTGGTGACTCCAGCGAGATCGGTAGCGGCTTCAGCGGCTGGCAGGTCGACCTGAAGGGCCGCCAGGGCGTCGTCATCGCCCCGCAGAGCACCAGCGACGGCGAGCTGATCGGTGTGCGGATGCCGCGCAGCTCCATCGGTGCGCCCGCACAGGCGGGCCGCGTCCTGGCCAACCTCGGCGACAGCGCCCTGGTCACCATCCAGGTCCCCCTGATCGCCTGA
- a CDS encoding WXG100 family type VII secretion target: protein MANVNVTYEDMRGAATKLKSGQGEIEGTLDKLKSLVEELVSGGYVTDKSSKAFNTSYEDFNSGAREMIEGLTGMGEYLVKAAQALEDTDEQLASALKG, encoded by the coding sequence ATGGCGAACGTCAACGTCACCTACGAGGACATGCGTGGAGCGGCCACGAAGCTCAAGAGCGGACAGGGCGAGATCGAGGGCACCCTCGACAAGCTCAAGTCGCTCGTCGAGGAGCTCGTCAGCGGCGGCTACGTCACCGACAAGTCCTCCAAGGCCTTCAACACCAGCTACGAGGACTTCAACTCCGGTGCCCGCGAGATGATCGAGGGTCTCACCGGCATGGGTGAGTACCTCGTGAAGGCCGCCCAGGCGCTCGAGGACACCGACGAGCAGCTCGCGTCCGCCCTCAAGGGCTGA
- a CDS encoding cysteine desulfurase family protein encodes MTMPSSHAYLDHAATTPMVPEAIATMAEELARVGNPSSLHAQGRAAKRVVEESRELIAERLGARPSEVVFCSGGTEANNLAIKGLYWARHERDPSRTRVVYSAIEHHALLDPVQWLAKHEGADVVTTGVDRAGRLLVDDLRSTVEADPGSVAAVTTMWANNEMGSVQPVHEVVAIAREHGIAVHSDAVQAAGHLPLDFAASGLDALTLTAHKLGGPLGIGALLVRRGLDVVPLLHGGGQEGDLRSGTIGSALIAAFATAVDVSAARREQTGPRLEALRSRLVDGITAIVPDAIVNGAADPAERLPNIAHVTFPGCEGDAMLMLFDARGVSVSTGSACTAGVPQPSHVLLAMGYDETAARGSLRFSLGHSSTDDDVDRVLAALPEVHARAVSASSARGAR; translated from the coding sequence ATGACCATGCCGTCCTCCCACGCCTACCTCGACCATGCGGCCACCACGCCGATGGTCCCCGAGGCGATCGCCACGATGGCCGAGGAGCTCGCCCGGGTCGGCAACCCCTCGTCCCTGCACGCCCAGGGTCGCGCCGCGAAGCGCGTGGTGGAGGAGTCGCGCGAGCTGATCGCGGAACGGCTCGGCGCCCGGCCGAGCGAGGTCGTGTTCTGCTCCGGCGGCACCGAGGCCAACAATCTGGCGATCAAGGGGTTGTACTGGGCCCGGCACGAGCGGGACCCGTCCCGCACGCGCGTCGTCTACAGCGCGATCGAGCACCACGCCCTCCTGGACCCCGTGCAGTGGTTGGCCAAGCACGAAGGTGCCGACGTCGTCACGACCGGTGTCGACCGCGCCGGCCGGCTGCTGGTCGACGACCTGCGGTCCACCGTCGAGGCCGACCCCGGCTCCGTGGCGGCGGTCACCACGATGTGGGCCAACAACGAGATGGGGTCGGTCCAGCCGGTCCACGAGGTCGTGGCGATCGCCCGCGAGCACGGGATCGCCGTCCACAGCGACGCGGTGCAGGCAGCCGGTCACCTGCCGCTCGACTTCGCCGCCAGCGGGCTGGACGCCCTCACCCTGACGGCCCACAAGCTCGGTGGTCCGCTCGGGATCGGGGCACTGCTGGTGCGCCGCGGCCTCGACGTCGTCCCCCTGCTCCACGGCGGGGGGCAGGAGGGCGACCTGCGGTCCGGCACGATCGGCTCCGCGCTCATCGCGGCCTTCGCCACCGCCGTCGACGTGTCCGCGGCCCGGCGGGAGCAGACCGGTCCGCGCCTGGAGGCGCTGCGTTCGCGGCTCGTCGACGGCATCACGGCGATCGTCCCCGACGCGATCGTCAACGGCGCCGCCGATCCGGCCGAGCGACTGCCCAACATCGCGCACGTCACCTTCCCGGGGTGCGAGGGCGACGCCATGTTGATGCTGTTCGACGCCCGCGGCGTCTCGGTCTCGACGGGGTCGGCCTGCACGGCCGGCGTGCCCCAGCCCAGCCACGTCCTGCTGGCCATGGGCTACGACGAGACCGCCGCACGCGGATCGTTGCGGTTCAGCCTCGGCCACAGCAGCACCGACGACGACGTCGACCGGGTCCTCGCGGCCCTGCCCGAGGTGCACGCCCGGGCGGTGTCGGCGTCGTCGGCGCGCGGTGCCCGATGA
- the mnmA gene encoding tRNA 2-thiouridine(34) synthase MnmA, translating into MRVVAAMSGGVDSAVAAARAVDAGHDVTGVHLALSRNPRSYRSGARGCCSIEDAGDARRAADALGIAFYVWDMSEEFADHVVDDFVAEYAAGRTPNPCLRCNESIKFAAVLDRALALGFDAVVTGHYADLRTAPDGTIEMHRAVDAAKDQSYVLGVLTQDQLAHSMFPLGGSVKSDVRIEAERRGLQVATKPDSHDICFIPDGDNAAWLTEKLGPRPGEIVDEQGAVVGSHDGAYAFTIGQRRGLRLGVPADDGRPRFVLDIEPVSGTVTVGARESLTVDRLECIKPLWCGSPPVSLHATVQLRAHGAEHRARVRVAEGAVDVELTDPAEGIAPGQACVIYDGTRVVGSATIARTG; encoded by the coding sequence ATGAGGGTCGTCGCCGCGATGTCCGGCGGTGTCGACTCGGCCGTCGCCGCGGCGCGTGCGGTCGATGCCGGACACGACGTCACAGGCGTGCACCTGGCGCTCAGCCGCAATCCGCGCTCGTACCGGTCCGGCGCCCGGGGCTGCTGCTCCATCGAGGACGCCGGTGACGCCCGTCGTGCCGCCGACGCCCTCGGCATCGCGTTCTACGTGTGGGACATGAGCGAGGAGTTCGCCGACCACGTCGTCGACGACTTCGTGGCCGAGTACGCCGCCGGGAGAACGCCCAACCCGTGTCTGCGGTGCAACGAGTCGATCAAGTTCGCCGCCGTCCTCGACCGGGCCCTGGCCCTGGGGTTCGACGCTGTCGTCACCGGCCACTACGCCGACCTGCGGACCGCGCCAGACGGCACGATCGAGATGCACCGCGCCGTCGACGCCGCGAAGGACCAGTCGTACGTGCTCGGGGTGCTGACCCAGGACCAGCTCGCCCACTCGATGTTCCCCCTCGGGGGTTCGGTCAAGTCCGACGTGCGGATCGAGGCCGAGCGACGCGGGCTGCAGGTCGCGACCAAGCCCGACAGCCACGACATCTGCTTCATCCCCGACGGCGACAACGCCGCTTGGCTCACCGAGAAGCTCGGTCCGCGGCCCGGGGAGATCGTCGACGAGCAGGGCGCGGTGGTGGGGTCGCACGACGGTGCCTACGCGTTCACGATCGGCCAGCGCCGGGGCCTCCGGCTCGGGGTGCCCGCCGACGACGGCAGGCCGCGGTTCGTGCTGGACATCGAGCCGGTCAGCGGCACCGTCACGGTCGGCGCGCGGGAGTCGCTGACCGTCGACCGGTTGGAGTGCATCAAGCCGTTGTGGTGCGGCTCGCCCCCGGTCTCGCTGCACGCCACGGTCCAGCTGCGGGCGCACGGCGCCGAGCACCGTGCCCGTGTCCGGGTCGCGGAGGGCGCGGTCGACGTCGAGCTGACCGATCCCGCGGAGGGGATCGCACCCGGCCAGGCCTGCGTCATCTACGACGGCACCAGGGTGGTCGGATCGGCCACCATCGCCCGGACCGGCTGA
- a CDS encoding methionine synthase, with product MTGTGIGSMPGEDLAETLRIVLDTVGDLPFVPELPARGAPAGMIGRSGAMLDGLGLDLQPAGWRFTPAPGLDHRRARSLLARDLDLVEELAHGHVGRFKQQVAGPWTLAAMIERPLGDKVLADHGARRELAESLAEGLGGQIADLRRRLPDAQIVVQVDEPALPAVLGAGVPTASGFSRHRAVHPPEVDAALRMVTEAIRRAGATPVVHVCAAEVPVALLAGAGFAAISFDQGLARPTDVWAEIFESGVDLWPGVVPSTDADLSDRVLRGRVDAFFDRMGFGEDSRQGRVVVTPTCGLAGASPAHAAAALTTAARLTT from the coding sequence ATGACCGGCACGGGGATCGGCTCGATGCCGGGCGAGGACCTCGCCGAGACGCTGAGGATCGTCCTCGACACGGTCGGCGACCTGCCGTTCGTCCCCGAGCTGCCCGCGCGCGGCGCACCGGCAGGGATGATCGGACGCTCCGGCGCCATGCTCGACGGGCTCGGGCTCGACCTCCAGCCCGCCGGATGGCGGTTCACCCCGGCTCCGGGCCTCGACCACCGGCGAGCGCGGTCGCTGCTGGCCCGCGACCTCGACCTCGTGGAGGAGCTCGCGCACGGGCACGTCGGCCGGTTCAAGCAGCAGGTGGCCGGGCCGTGGACGCTCGCCGCGATGATCGAGCGCCCACTGGGGGACAAGGTGCTGGCCGACCACGGTGCGCGTCGTGAGCTGGCGGAGTCCCTGGCCGAGGGTCTGGGGGGCCAGATCGCCGACCTGCGGCGCCGACTGCCGGACGCCCAGATCGTCGTGCAGGTCGACGAGCCGGCCCTGCCGGCGGTGCTGGGCGCCGGTGTCCCCACGGCGAGCGGGTTCTCCCGGCATCGCGCCGTCCACCCGCCGGAGGTCGACGCCGCGCTGCGCATGGTCACCGAGGCGATCCGGCGGGCCGGCGCGACGCCGGTCGTGCACGTGTGCGCCGCCGAGGTGCCCGTCGCACTGCTCGCCGGGGCGGGGTTCGCGGCGATCTCGTTCGACCAGGGGCTCGCCCGGCCGACCGACGTGTGGGCCGAGATCTTCGAGTCCGGGGTCGATCTGTGGCCGGGGGTCGTGCCGTCCACCGACGCGGACCTCTCCGACCGGGTGCTGCGGGGGCGGGTCGACGCCTTCTTCGACCGGATGGGTTTCGGCGAGGACTCGAGGCAGGGCCGGGTCGTCGTCACACCCACGTGCGGGCTCGCCGGCGCGAGCCCGGCCCATGCGGCCGCAGCCCTCACCACGGCGGCCCGCCTCACCACCTGA